A region from the Pararge aegeria chromosome Z, ilParAegt1.1, whole genome shotgun sequence genome encodes:
- the LOC120636387 gene encoding uncharacterized protein LOC120636387 isoform X2: MPQTYILEPRLRRIITIEEPKISTCRSLQTEVAIPSTVMASDICKRKIVTIEEDEYNSYYPKYSHHVRKTYNTNVINRAIEAKEDKLISQQKISRLPYSSKSPKDVKNTKSNIAYTNELSTKSENKYKLSRGENESQDCSKNKSIYGTSRSVKNVNSSSKYGLNKRCSSREPGKEIPVAKHKLIDDRLTKLAPKNRTTVDRTRFSRSSNKLNQSNISLLKDIKVKHKPSPVIHVPLDGKLPKRDVATEVSEDILICSQTKSHEVDSCVQITNDTLLRDTTIAAEVLVKKVDQGTAVYVNKVDQGTEVLLNKVDQLTQVDQDFIKNEYSVNDKKKSFDSLDIPNVSLINNSKSDLPKEDIVDIINKESLTRAIPISVVSQKDETEFGESPLHKSSSYIISRATLTYTTKQKIDFHVIGNNDILQAHAPSSPLTYPVNVVSVYKNEKRNQEYCGDNTKLDYGKADESDKSHDELEHSTGSTSVHCSYVFDNDKLVKPSDIISTIKINNSLLQSDYIFEQFQRELNFIDSFFESLQYLESCSLSENCIGEREVENWINSSGNEFKNVEFGSFLSKFENEIKIGDSKTMASKSLCLLNLLIRDEQRRAKNLLFVLKMREDALKDFTKSQILWLENKKKQDNTDISQLKKKQRGALLKLQHECGEMQRMRKALVTLSEKRKLALMKTKKNIEIKLKKSVDVEQIILGKKKLKRSFFSDRNIAPLKCFELSSSGCDDSTTSRPRSNTSVFLPSIPKSITSAEKCVQTSEGILETVCADRSTDTADENFIVVDGGYLNILFHNLSPQIFSSEKQYEVNKEALNNIVHASNMHHFNWNNDIVIEELMDQIKNSELECPNTPSTAHSLVEEFDQIYKSLAEDMSLGDTTDQVQNDAIIDEINADVSHIAESEAAYSESLQKSGSLENSEDMSVPPTDESFVCEPLMVSVETQSTKGKDAAAVSVSGPLPVPAGAAAVTDDVAADLPTWLTQKASMSSLVDSSTSSSQQVCPSVSSPVNYEAEELRRQQLAIEREIKALEQQQCQLLAVREIPDKPPPPYTPPSESKAPKRLGKYSVDHIVEEKIRAFFPDPKQEKCDPMDPFDVFVKDFCQDSIERHNLEKNQKYWDTCHFPPFKPELNTEDLIARTTSEFKEVLTSVPPTDVSGVGARRSDHIDDILFAEWKRCEPEWTSLHADEVIVKNQVFESIFQKLLTETVDEYKRTVIEPRKET; encoded by the exons ATGCCCCAAACTTACATTTTAGAACCCAGGCTCAGAAGAATCATAACAATTGAAGAGCCAAAAATTAGCACTTGCAGGTCTTTACAAACAGAAGTGGCAATTCCATCCACTGTCATGGCTTCTGACATTTGTAAACGAAAAATTGTTACAATAGAAGAAGATGAATATAATAGCTACTATCCTAAATACT CACATCATGTAAgaaaaacttataatacaaaTGTAATTAACCGAGCTATTGAAGCAAAAGAAGATAAACTAATTTcacaacaaaaaatatcaaGATTACCATACAGTTCCAAAA GTCCTAAGGATGTAAAGAATACAAAATCCAACATAGCATATACAAATGAGTTAAGCACGAAGTcggaaaacaaatataaattatcaaGAGGAGAAAATGAAAGCCAGGACTGTTCTaagaataaaagtatatatg GAACTTCAAGAAGTGTAAAGAATGTTAATTCGTCGTCTAAATATGGTTTAAATAAAAGATGCTCTTCCAGAGAACCTGGCAAAGAAATACCAGTTgctaaacataaattaatagaTGATCGTTTGACTAAACTTGCACCTAAGAATAGAACAACTGTAGATAGAACCAGATTTAGTAGGTCTTCCAATAAGTTGAATCAGAGTAACATATCTCTTCTAAAAGATATCAAGGTAAAACACAAGCCAAGTCCTGTAATACATGTCCCACTTGATGGAAAATTACCCAAGAGGGATGTTGCAACTGAAGTATCAGAAGATATATTAATTTGTTCACAAACTAAGTCCCACGAAGTGGACTCATGTGTTCAAATTACTAATGATACTCTATTGAGAGATACAACTATTGCAGCAgaagtattggtaaaaaaagTGGATCAAGGAACTGCAGTATATGTAAATAAAGTGGACCAAGGAACTGAAGTATTGCTAAATAAAGTGGATCAATTAACTCAAGTAGATCAAGATTTTATCAAAAATGAGTATAgtgtaaatgataaaaaaaagtcgTTTGATAGTCTTGATATACCAAATGTAAGcttaattaataatagtaaaagtgATCTGCCCAAAGAAGATATAGTCGACATTATTAATAAGGAATCACTTACTCGAGCCATCCCTATTAGTGTAGTTTCTCAAAAAGATGAAACTGAATTTGGGGAATCTCCTCTTCACAAAAGCTCTTCTTATATTATTAGCAGAGCAACTTTAACATAtactacaaaacaaaaaatagattTTCATGTTATCGGCAATAACGATATATTGCAGGCTCACGCACCGTCTAGTCCACTAACGTATCCTGTGAACGTTGTTtctgtatataaaaatgaaaagagAAATCAAGAGTACTGTGGTGATAACACGAAATTAGATTACGGAAAGGCAGATGAAAGCGATAAATCGCATGACGAACTGGAACATTCAACTGGTTCGACCTCAGTTCATTGTTCGTACGTCTTTGACAATGATAAATTAGTTAAACCTTCGGACATAATTAgcacaataaaaattaataacagttTGTTACAAAGCGACTATATCTTTGAACAGTTCCAACGTGAGCTTAACTTTATTGACTCGTTTTTTGAGTCTTTACAGTATTTAGAGAGCTGTTCCCTGTCTGAAAATTGTATTggcgaaagggaagtcgagaaCTGGATAAATAGCAGCggaaatgaatttaaaaatgtggAGTTCGGGTCATTTTTATCGAAGTTTGAAAATGAAATTAAGATTGGCGATTCGAAAACAATGGCATCCAAGAGTCTTTGTCTG CTCAATTTACTCATTCGCGATGAGCAGAGGCGAGCCAAAAATCTCTTATTTGTCCTTAAAATGCGAGAAGATGCTTTAAAAGATTTTACTAAATCGCAAATACTGTGGCTGGAAAACAAAAAGAAGCAAGATAACACTGATATATCACAACTGAAGAAAAAGCAACGTGGTGCTTTGCTAAAATTACAGCATGAATGTGGTGAAATGCAGCGTATGCGCAAAGCTTTGGTGACTTTATCAGAAAAGCGCAAATTGGCTCTtatgaaaacgaaaaaaaacatcgaaattaaattaaaaaagagcgTGGATGTAGAACAAATTATTTTGGGCAAAAAGAAATTGAAGCGAAGCTTTTTCAGCGATCGCAACATTGCTCCTCTTAAATGCTTCGAATTGTCTAGCAGTGGATGTGACGACAGCACCACATCACGACCTAGATCCAACACATCAGTTTTCCTACCAAGTATTCCGAAAAGCATAACAAGTGCTGAAAAGTGTGTTCAAACCAGTGAAGGCATCCTTGAAACAGTCTGTGCGGACCGTTCTACAGACACCGCTGACGAGAACTTTATAGTTGTAGATGGCGGTTATCTCAATATCCTTTTTCATAATTTGTCGCCTCAAATATTTAGCAGTGAAAAACAATACGAAGTAAACAAGGAGGCGTTAAATAACATCGTGCACGCAAGTAACATGCACCATTTTAATTGGAACAACGACATCGTAATTGAGGAACTTATGGATCAGATCAAGAATAGTGAGTTGGAATGCCCTAATACGCCTTCCACTGCTCATAGTCTAGTTGAGGAATTTGACCAGATTTACAAAAGTCTCGCCGAAGATATGTCGCTCGGCGATACTACCGATCAAGTTCAGAATGACGCTATAATTGATGAGATTAATGCTGATGTGTCTCACATAGCCGAATCAGAAGCTGCATATAGTGAAAGTTTGCAGAAGTCAGGCTCGCTGGAAAATAGCGAAGATATGAGCGTGCCACCCACAGATGAGTCTTTTGTATGTGAGCCGCTGATGGTATCTGTGGAAACGCAATCAACGAAGGGCAAAGATGCCGCTGCTGTTAGCGTTTCGGGTCCTTTACCAGTGCCGGCGGGAGCCGCGGCCGTAACAGACGATGTAGCAGCTGATCTACCAACTTGGTTGACGCAAAAAGCATCCATGTCTTCTCTTG TTGACAGCAGTACTTCGAGCAGTCAGCAAGTGTGCCCCAGTGTGTCTTCACCAGTGAACTACGAAGCTGAGGAGTTACGCCGACAGCAGCTAGCTATAGAAAGAGAG ATCAAAGCTCTAGAACAGCAGCAATGTCAGCTATTGGCCGTGAGAGAGATACCTGATAAGCCTCCGCCGCCTTACACACCGCCCTCGGAATCTAAAGCGCCAAAAAGGCTTGGAAAATATTCCGTCGACCACATAGTCGAAGAAAAAATACGCGCTTTCTTCCCCGATCCTAAGCAAGAGAAATGTGATCCTATGGATCCTTTCGACGTATTCGTCAAAGACTTCTGTCAGGACTCCATAGAAAGACACAATTTGGAGAAGAATCAGAAATATTGGGACACATGTCATTTCCCACCATTTAAACCTGAACTCAATACTGAGGACTTAATCGCGAGGACCACCTCGGAgtttaaagaagttttaacCAGTGTTCCACCGACGGATGTGTCTG GCGTAGGAGCAAGGCGGTCCGATCATATTGATGATATACTATTCGCCGAATGGAAGCGATGTGAACCTGAATGGACGTCATTGCATGCCGACGAAGTTATTGTCAAAAATCAAGTGTTCGAAAGTATTTTCCAAAAACTCCTTACAGAGACTGTTGATGAATATAAGAGAACTGTCATTGAGCCACGTAAGGAAACGTAA